A window of Haliscomenobacter hydrossis DSM 1100 contains these coding sequences:
- a CDS encoding IS630 family transposase → MIPAESSAAFVYQMEKVLDVYERPYDADFPVVCMDESPKQIIDYKQITISDGSRLQDSEYVRLGVAELFVAFEPLAGHREMTIEDDHTTTTWVNFMAAQMDTQYQEAKKVTWVMDNFVTHKPENFYKVFPPAQAKAYVDRMDFVYTPKHGSWLNMAEIQFALVGRDALDKPFKSKKEVEGAVKIWEIAQNQLRKGANWQFTTEKARIKLKKLYPTI, encoded by the coding sequence GTGATACCAGCAGAATCAAGTGCTGCTTTTGTGTACCAAATGGAAAAGGTATTGGATGTTTACGAAAGACCATACGACGCTGACTTTCCAGTAGTTTGCATGGATGAGTCTCCAAAGCAAATAATTGACTACAAGCAAATTACGATCTCAGATGGAAGTAGGTTACAAGATTCAGAATATGTGCGTTTGGGCGTTGCGGAATTATTCGTGGCATTCGAACCTCTCGCTGGCCATCGGGAAATGACCATTGAGGATGATCATACGACCACGACTTGGGTAAATTTCATGGCCGCTCAAATGGATACCCAATACCAAGAAGCTAAAAAGGTAACCTGGGTGATGGATAATTTTGTCACCCACAAGCCAGAAAATTTTTACAAAGTATTTCCACCTGCTCAGGCCAAAGCTTACGTGGATCGGATGGATTTTGTGTATACCCCCAAACACGGGTCATGGTTAAACATGGCAGAAATACAATTTGCTTTGGTGGGACGTGATGCTTTGGACAAACCCTTCAAAAGCAAAAAGGAGGTGGAAGGAGCAGTTAAAATTTGGGAGATTGCGCAAAATCAGCTCCGGAAAGGAGCAAATTGGCAATTCACCACTGAGAAAGCCCGAATCAAACTCAAGAAGTTGTATCCGACTATTTAA
- a CDS encoding helix-turn-helix domain-containing protein, with product MKARYRIHLSKKERETLLDWIKTGKRKAQHIQYCHILLNSDESEGRKPPRMTDVADRYQSTARTVERVKKAFCDEGMSLFEAKERKTRSDKKIDARAEAHLIALLCQSPPNDAPRWKLQMLADCLVELEIVESISKMSISKLLKKMNLSPSKKRNT from the coding sequence ATGAAGGCAAGATACAGAATACACCTGAGTAAAAAAGAGCGGGAAACGCTGCTGGATTGGATAAAGACAGGCAAGCGCAAAGCCCAACACATCCAATATTGCCATATTTTACTCAATAGTGATGAAAGTGAAGGTAGAAAACCACCACGAATGACGGACGTAGCAGACAGGTACCAGAGCACGGCAAGAACAGTGGAGCGAGTAAAAAAAGCATTCTGTGATGAAGGGATGTCTTTGTTTGAAGCCAAAGAAAGAAAAACGCGGAGTGATAAAAAGATAGATGCGCGAGCGGAAGCGCATCTCATTGCGCTGCTTTGTCAATCGCCACCCAATGATGCGCCTCGGTGGAAATTGCAAATGTTGGCAGATTGCTTAGTGGAATTAGAGATAGTAGAATCGATCTCTAAAATGTCGATCAGCAAATTGTTAAAAAAAATGAACTTAAGCCCTTCAAAAAAGCGCAATACGTGA
- a CDS encoding type II toxin-antitoxin system VapC family toxin gives MRSTIKPIKSWRTVFLDTSVIIDFWKDPSRFSKNPTEKKRIENIQNVIEFLSAQNEKCRIHISTISISEILKSDLTSKMAHHLITTFSGSNVVFEEFTVDVAELIHSHILDYLPVGQVNQLIKQKTTSGVSWGRQWVSDDLKILATALSIKSKLDAVLTSDTHVFAEVAKKMDLPFVDTVKIPRDGFGGLDYDAGFNI, from the coding sequence ATGAGATCGACGATTAAACCTATTAAAAGCTGGCGTACTGTCTTTTTGGATACATCTGTGATAATTGATTTTTGGAAAGACCCTAGTCGGTTTTCAAAAAATCCAACAGAAAAGAAGAGAATCGAAAATATCCAGAATGTAATTGAATTTCTAAGTGCGCAAAATGAAAAGTGCCGGATACATATCTCAACGATCAGTATTTCAGAAATACTCAAAAGTGATCTTACATCAAAAATGGCTCACCATTTGATCACTACTTTTAGTGGCTCAAATGTAGTTTTTGAAGAGTTTACAGTCGATGTAGCGGAGTTGATTCATAGCCATATCCTCGATTACCTCCCAGTAGGCCAGGTTAACCAATTGATAAAGCAAAAAACAACATCTGGAGTGTCCTGGGGTAGGCAATGGGTGTCTGATGATTTGAAAATTCTTGCTACGGCCTTATCTATAAAAAGTAAGCTCGATGCAGTTCTAACAAGTGACACTCATGTGTTTGCCGAGGTAGCCAAGAAAATGGACTTGCCTTTCGTGGATACGGTTAAGATTCCGAGGGATGGATTTGGGGGGCTGGATTATGATGCAGGGTTTAATATCTAA
- a CDS encoding HNH endonuclease: MSEYISKWQREAIAQRANGCCEYCLMPERFSLFTFHIDHVISLKHGGITHLDNLAYCCGICNSNKGTDLGTFLNNPETIIRFFNPRTDQWLDHFELIEGMIHHHTIIGEATIKIFKFNEVERILERKLLMEGGFIGSFK; the protein is encoded by the coding sequence ATGAGTGAGTACATTTCTAAGTGGCAACGTGAGGCTATCGCTCAAAGAGCTAATGGTTGTTGTGAATACTGCTTAATGCCGGAACGCTTTTCCTTATTCACTTTCCATATTGACCATGTGATCAGTCTTAAGCACGGAGGGATTACTCACCTTGATAATCTGGCTTACTGCTGCGGCATTTGCAATTCAAATAAAGGAACCGACTTGGGTACTTTTTTGAACAACCCCGAAACCATCATCCGCTTTTTCAACCCTCGTACTGACCAGTGGCTTGACCATTTTGAGTTGATAGAAGGCATGATTCATCACCATACAATCATTGGGGAGGCAACCATCAAAATTTTCAAGTTCAATGAAGTGGAGCGAATTTTGGAACGTAAGCTTTTGATGGAAGGAGGATTTATTGGGAGTTTTAAATAG
- a CDS encoding NACHT domain-containing protein, with product MDLKTIEKYLKSPLDTIIGGFTSEIKQVVSNRILEYQFEEYNRNLYSKTILHRANPKKLNDFYQPLFLKKYQEKVDNRIPTDSVEKLFKENQYLTIIGNAGSGKSTLIKFLFINCIDEQYKIPIKIELRYLNDFKGDLINYIRENIFKFQGLATDINIIDRLLESGKFLFFLDGYDELNISIKEETTKRIDDLVSRFNKNNYIITSRPHTGIELLPSFHNYIVSDLRDYEIESFVTKQIPGTEIELKNKIIEAIKKPENSQYDTYLRNPLLLSMFILTFQSYANIPQKKTVFYRQVFDTLFYLHDSISKLAYVREKESGLSKEEFEEILKIFSFISFFEEKFIFDIEYLDKTFNKIKSKKLTVAFDNQKLINDLNIAIGILNKEGLDYVFPHRSLQEYFAALYVSTLNTKNREMVYDKFLDTLKAVSSGIFFNRANFYSLLNELDNIGVLAKLIIPFYKDILTRIDNSMDSNDIGFVQVASVFYNVVTLFMDIETEFVDFHKTWRRVLEEVEKKQPKDIQILTNQENLKKFHDEVVVKIGIEYMKPCLLKLKPLLSQKINDLEQLLVSIDKSDEDIIGLIRFDELPPFILPE from the coding sequence ATGGACCTTAAGACAATAGAAAAATACCTTAAATCCCCACTTGACACCATAATTGGAGGTTTCACTTCTGAAATAAAACAGGTAGTATCAAACCGGATATTAGAGTATCAATTTGAGGAATATAACAGAAACTTATATTCAAAAACAATACTTCATAGAGCAAACCCTAAAAAATTAAATGACTTTTATCAGCCATTGTTTCTAAAAAAATATCAGGAAAAGGTTGATAATCGAATCCCCACCGATTCTGTCGAGAAGTTATTCAAAGAGAATCAGTATTTGACTATTATTGGTAATGCGGGAAGTGGAAAAAGCACTTTAATTAAATTTCTTTTTATTAACTGTATTGATGAACAATATAAAATACCTATAAAAATTGAGCTGAGGTATTTAAATGACTTTAAAGGAGATTTAATTAACTACATTAGAGAGAATATTTTTAAGTTTCAAGGCCTAGCCACTGACATAAATATTATTGATAGGCTACTGGAATCCGGGAAATTTCTATTTTTCTTAGATGGATATGACGAGCTAAACATTTCCATCAAAGAAGAAACTACAAAAAGAATTGACGATTTAGTAAGCAGATTTAATAAAAATAATTACATCATAACTTCCAGGCCTCATACAGGAATAGAGCTCCTGCCTTCATTCCACAATTATATTGTATCTGATTTAAGAGATTACGAGATTGAATCATTTGTGACAAAACAAATACCTGGCACAGAGATAGAATTAAAGAATAAAATAATTGAGGCAATTAAAAAACCTGAAAACTCACAATATGATACCTATTTACGAAACCCTCTTTTACTCTCAATGTTCATTTTAACTTTCCAATCATATGCCAATATTCCTCAAAAGAAGACTGTTTTTTATCGCCAAGTCTTTGATACTTTATTCTACTTACACGATAGTATATCAAAGTTAGCGTATGTTCGAGAAAAAGAAAGTGGTCTCTCTAAAGAAGAGTTCGAAGAAATATTAAAAATATTCTCGTTTATTTCGTTTTTTGAAGAAAAATTCATTTTTGACATAGAATATTTAGATAAAACCTTCAACAAGATAAAATCTAAAAAGTTAACCGTAGCATTTGATAATCAAAAATTAATAAATGACTTGAACATAGCTATTGGGATATTGAATAAAGAGGGGTTAGATTATGTTTTTCCACATCGGTCATTACAAGAATATTTCGCTGCTTTGTATGTATCAACACTAAATACTAAAAACAGAGAAATGGTGTATGATAAATTTTTAGACACGCTGAAGGCTGTGAGCTCCGGAATCTTTTTTAATAGAGCAAATTTTTATTCCTTATTAAATGAATTAGACAATATCGGCGTTTTGGCTAAATTAATAATACCATTCTACAAAGATATTTTAACAAGAATAGATAATTCTATGGATTCTAACGATATTGGATTTGTCCAAGTCGCTTCGGTTTTTTATAATGTTGTAACTTTATTTATGGATATTGAAACTGAATTTGTAGATTTCCACAAAACATGGAGAAGAGTTCTTGAAGAGGTAGAAAAGAAACAGCCAAAGGACATTCAAATACTAACTAATCAGGAAAATCTTAAAAAGTTTCATGACGAGGTCGTTGTAAAAATAGGGATTGAATACATGAAGCCATGCCTCCTTAAATTGAAGCCTCTTTTGTCCCAAAAGATTAACGACCTAGAGCAATTGTTAGTTTCTATTGACAAGAGTGATGAAGATATAATTGGTCTAATTCGATTTGATGAACTACCTCCATTTATCCTTCCCGAGTAG